Proteins from a single region of Kluyveromyces lactis strain NRRL Y-1140 chromosome A complete sequence:
- the SLM5 gene encoding asparagine--tRNA ligase SLM5 (similar to uniprot|P25345 Saccharomyces cerevisiae YCR024C SLM5 Mitochondrial asparaginyl-tRNA synthetase) — MISKIEGISGETLRCGSVRVRDHKLYTGPPAMRLPVTLKRVFETARTNGGTPVKIDQVSGWVKNVRPLKTITFVEIQDGTTLQDLTVVLKQGAPSFKPSLGQSVTVLHPEIVQRKNQQFETLCMPENLKLIGPTVEYPVQNKQTSLPTLRKLPEFKHRTTYLSNLLRFRHKVESQLTKTLDGLDFTMVRPPILTSIDCEGAGEMFNLKQDHWDEIVNLTVSSQLHLEVLMMGLGRVYCLQPCFRAEKSDTNRHLCEFWMLEVEASFVDKNESLMDLVELMVKSVVLSLSETKDLPKYFPVGCNIDITSRWAKLLQDWKRITYTDAVEALLSSGVKFEHDLAWGKDLNSEHERWLCDHFGGPVFVTNYPRDCKAFYMKLRPDGTTVECFDLLFPEIGEIVGGSVREDDYDTLKQEIERRDMASNQLDWYLNLRKEGTVPHGGFGIGIERLVSYLYGNPNIRDSIPFHRTAGQIDL; from the coding sequence ATGATATCTAAAATAGAAGGCATCTCAGGAGAAACGCTGCGCTGTGGGTCAGTGCGTGTACGCGATCATAAATTATATACTGGTCCCCCAGCTATGAGACTTCCAGTAACGTTAAaaagagtttttgaaaCTGCTAGGACCAATGGTGGAACACCTGTCAAGATTGACCAAGTATCAGGCTGGGTTAAAAACGTTCGTCCTTTAAAGACAATCACATTCGTTGAAATTCAGGATGGAACTACTTTGCAAGATCTAACAGTTGTGTTGAAACAAGGCGCTCCATCTTTCAAACCATCTTTGGGCCAATCTGTCACCGTTTTGCATCCGGAGATCGTTCAACGGAAGAATCAACAATTCGAAACCTTGTGTATGCCGGAAAACTTAAAGCTGATTGGACCTACAGTAGAGTATCCGGTCCAAAACAAACAGACTTCATTACCGACACTAAGAAAATTACCTGAGTTCAAACATCGTACCACTTATTTATCTAACCTTTTAAGATTTCGTCATAAGGTAGAGTCACAATTGACAAAGACGTTAGATGGGTTAGATTTTACGATGGTGAGACCACCAATTTTAACGTCAATTGACTGTGAGGGTGCTGGAGAAATGTTTAACTTGAAACAAGACCATTGGGACGAAATAGTGAACCTTACAGTCTCTTCGCAGTTACATTTAGAAGTGCTTATGATGGGGCTTGGAAGAGTGTATTGTTTGCAACCTTGTTTTCGTGCTGAGAAGAGTGATACAAACAGACATCTTTGTGAATTCTGGATGTTAGAAGTGGAAGCATCGTTCGTTGATAAAAATGAGTCTCTCATGGACCTTGTTGAACTTATGGTGAAAAGCGTTGTCTTATCATTATCCGAAACAAAAGATCTTCCCAAATATTTCCCAGTCGGATGTAATATCGATATCACCAGCAGATGGGCGAAATTACTACaagattggaaaagaatcaCTTATACTGATGCAGTAGAAGCATTGCTATCGAGTGGTGTGAAATTCGAACATGATTTAGCATGGGGCAAAGATTTAAACAGTGAACATGAAAGATGGCTCTGTGATCATTTTGGCGGTCCTGTTTTCGTGACCAATTACCCTCGCGATTGCAAAGCATTTTACATGAAATTAAGGCCTGACGGTACTACTGTTGAATGTTTCGATCTCTTGTTCCCAGAGATTGGAGAGATCGTAGGAGGAAGTGTCAGGGAAGATGATTATGACACTTTAAagcaagaaattgaaagaagagatatGGCATCAAATCAACTCGATTGGTACTTAAACCTACGAAAAGAGGGTACAGTACCTCATGGTGGATTTGGAATTGGTATCGAACGGTTAGTATCTTACTTATACGGAAATCCAAACATCCGGGACAGCATTCCATTCCATAGAACTGCCGGCCAAATTGATTTATAG
- the PGA2 gene encoding Pga2p (similar to uniprot|P53903 Saccharomyces cerevisiae YNL149C Protein required for cell viability) has protein sequence MEVLQNLKTNLYQTFDIDLQHAIRLIVIVGGYFFLRQIAQRELAKRQLKNQLAEKDDEAIRSVAAGTSDGSTADQGESSANGSSFGWGNRTRQRVKKQEELLESEIQRLQENGAVLDPEDDKDIEDLLID, from the coding sequence ATGGAGGTATTacagaatttgaagactAATTTATATCaaacttttgatattgatttACAGCATGCGATTCGTCTTATCGTCATTGTTGGAGGATATTTCTTCCTAAGGCAAATTGCACAAAGAGAGTTGGCAAAGAGACAGCTTAAGAACCAATTGGCtgaaaaagatgatgaagcCATTCGTTCAGTTGCTGCTGGAACCTCAGATGGCAGTACAGCAGATCAAGGTGAATCTTCAGCCAATGGTTCTTCCTTCGGTTGGGGTAACAGAACTAGACAAAGAGTTAAGAAGCAAGAAGAACTACTCGAGTctgaaattcaaagattaCAAGAGAATGGCGCCGTCCTGGATCCGGAAGACGATAAGGATATCGAAGATTTGCTCATCGATTAA